One stretch of Oncorhynchus tshawytscha isolate Ot180627B linkage group LG21, Otsh_v2.0, whole genome shotgun sequence DNA includes these proteins:
- the LOC112220874 gene encoding zinc finger protein ZIC 4-like: MTTLSRFSGCLLSCVNPGESNTEPSVVLPPLAGEHIGHPTGSSLKLCPSHNLRDYPETRYSAYVDHSVPHFADSGYSSHRLEHSPRGIIIGANRSGTGMPPVTDQLASRSNQHGGIGRYRDLPSYRDSRSHAFFTAYHEQAHGSSDATRDLSGQVMLGLPGDLLTRTHPYGQSISGPRGNSQQLVSQFLGLYKPLNMAIQRGVGDAFLRCSKQNLKHELVCKWSDSQEGAGKQPCARTFGTMYELVTHVTVEHVGGPEHSQYVCHWENCPRDRKPFKAKYKLVNHVRVHTGEKPFPCPFHGCEKVFARSENLKIHKRTHTGEKPFKCEFEGCNRRFANSSDRKKHSHVHSSDKPYMCKVRGCEKCYTHPSSLRKHMKLHCKDYSEKRSDGREGDGEHLAEARSPEVTDQGETASSTIVTRAQPLTSSQQSLSPEIRNESSLRTRFHHTFDNSLDYSSHRSDGLLDPLLIQRSGYRPEPTQYPCNQAGHSFAQSSRTFNTASPFQKSIVNGWYTCHSGVDSFSPKQCNNDISSI; this comes from the exons ATGACAACTCTGTCGAGGTTTAGTGGCTGCCTTCTTTCTTGCGTCAACCCCGGGGAGAGCAATACTGAACCCAGCGTGGTGCTGCCACCTTTGGCAGGGGAGCACATAGGGCACCCCACTGGCAGTTCCTTAAAGCTCTGCCCCTCGCACAATTTGCGAGACTATCCCGAGACGAGGTACAGTGCATATGTTGACCATTCGGTTCCCCATTTTGCAGACTCTGGATACTCCAGCCACCGGTTAGAGCACAGCCCTAGGGGCATCATCATTGGAGCCAATCGTTCTGGAACCGGAATGCCACCCGTCACTGATCAACTGGCATCAAGAAGTAACCAACATGGCGGGATTGGAAGGTACCGTGACCTGCCTAGCTATAGAGATAGCAGAAGCCACGCTTTTTTCACCGCTTATCACGAGCAGGCCCATGGCTCCTCCGACGCGACTCGAGACCTCTCTGGTCAAGTGATGTTGGGTCTACCTGGGGACCTCCTCACCCGGACGCACCCTTACGGCCAGAGCATCAGCGGCCCCAGGGGAAACAGCCAACAACTTGTCTCTCAGTTCCTGGGTCTCTACAAACCGCTGAACATGGCAATTCAACGTGGAGTGGGTGACGCTTTCCTGAGGTGCTCCAAACAGAACCTGAAGCACGAGCTTGTGTGTAAGTGGAGTGACAGCCAAGAGGGGGCTGGGAAGCAGCCCTGCGCCAGAACTTTCGGGACTATGTATGAACTTGTCACCCATGTGACAGTGGAACATGTCGGAGGACCAGAGCACTCTCAATACGTGTGTCACTGGGAGAACTGTCCGAGGGACAGAAAGCCTTTCAAAGCGAAATACAAGTTGGTGAATCACGTCAGAGTCCACACAGGGGAAAAGCCCTTTCCCTGCCCTTTCCACGGCTGTGAAAAAGTTTTTGCAAGATCAGAGAACCTCAAGATTCacaagaggacacacacag GTGAAAAACCTTTTAAGTGTGAGTTCGAGGGCTGCAATCGGAGGTTTGCTAACAGCAGCGACAGAAAGAAGCATTCTCACGTGCACTCCAGTGATAAACCCTACATGTGCAAGGTCAGAGGGTGTGAGAAGTGTTACACCCACCCAAGTTCCCTCCGGAAGCACATGAAGCTCCACTGCAAGGACTACAGCGAGAAACGCAGCGATGGGCGCGAAGGGGACGGGGAGCACCTTGCAGAGGCCAGGTCACCCGAAGTAACGGATCAAGGCGAAACGGCCTCGTCCACCATCGTGACGCGCGCTCaacccctcacctcctcccaacAGTCTCTATCCCCCGAGATTCGAAATGAGTCAAGTCTGAGGACACGTTTCCATCACACATTCGACAACAGTTTGGACTACTCCTCACATAGGTCAGATGGCCTCTTGGATCCATTGTTGATCCAGAGGAGCGGTTATAGACCTGAGCCCACCCAATACCCATGCAACCAAGCAGGCCACAGTTTCGCCCAGAGCTCCAGGACATTTAACACTGCCTCGCCCTTTCAGAAAAGTATTGTCAATGGGTGGTATACGTGCCACAGTGGCGTGGACTCTTTCTCACCAAAGCAGTGTAATAACGACATATCATCCATTTGA